A genome region from Microcella alkaliphila includes the following:
- a CDS encoding spermidine synthase translates to MRRFAELAVESTPMGELVLRRRHDPVIDAEVYEVKLGDEFLMSSLFTVAEEELARLGLAAVHGYGPLDVVVGGLGLGYTAVTALDDARIHSLVVIDALRPVIDWHERRLLPVSDRLVSDSRTRLVAADFFAWARGDQPDGTPREPVDAILLDVDHTPQHTLDASHADLYTVAGFRRLAERLRPGGVFALWSDERPHAGTLSDLEAAFDDVAGHTVAFANPLTEGESVNGVYVGRARRP, encoded by the coding sequence ATGCGCCGCTTCGCTGAGCTCGCCGTCGAGTCCACACCCATGGGGGAGCTCGTGCTGCGCCGTCGCCACGACCCCGTCATCGACGCGGAGGTCTACGAGGTCAAGCTGGGCGATGAGTTCCTCATGTCGAGCCTGTTCACGGTTGCCGAGGAAGAGCTCGCCCGGCTCGGTCTCGCCGCCGTCCACGGTTACGGGCCTCTCGACGTCGTCGTCGGAGGTCTGGGACTCGGGTACACGGCGGTGACCGCCCTCGATGATGCGCGCATCCACTCACTTGTGGTGATCGATGCGCTGCGACCCGTCATCGATTGGCACGAGCGTCGGCTTCTACCGGTGAGTGACCGGCTCGTCAGCGACTCCCGCACCCGGCTCGTCGCCGCCGACTTCTTCGCGTGGGCGCGCGGTGACCAGCCTGACGGCACTCCCCGCGAACCGGTTGACGCCATTCTGCTCGATGTCGACCACACGCCTCAGCACACGCTGGACGCCTCACACGCCGACCTCTACACGGTTGCCGGTTTTCGTCGACTGGCCGAGCGGCTGCGGCCGGGCGGCGTCTTCGCGCTGTGGTCAGACGAACGCCCACACGCGGGCACGCTCAGCGACCTGGAGGCCGCATTCGACGATGTCGCCGGGCACACTGTCGCCTTCGCCAACCCTCTGACGGAGGGTGAATCGGTCAACGGCGTGTACGTCGGGCGTGCGCGCAGGCCCTAG
- a CDS encoding FAD-binding oxidoreductase, with translation MTTDRTAALAELRSALGAALSTDPRELNAARADKSGQRSAAAPLAIVHAASVADVQAALRIASAHRLPVVPRGAGTGLAGGAMAGADRLVLSTARMTRIHEIDAVDQIAVVEPGVIVAELDAAAREQGLFYAPDPASRAWATIGGTIATGAGGLMCVKYGVTREAVLGLDVVLADGTLMRLGHRTVKGVTGLDLVGLMVGSEGTLGVVVGATVRLLPVPAGTTATIGAHLPSVVAAGAASAAIMASGVRPAALEIIDPLALSRIHAYLGLPLPLDGTTHLLVQTDGPQAIADAESALALVRAAGGDGDVSTDEASAERLLTVRRSFHAAMEAHGSVLIEDVAVPRRRLPEMFAAIERISAEFGVEIPTVAHAGDGNLHPNFVYSGDAVPEPVWQAAHAVFREALALGGTLTGEHGIGVLKKRHLVDELGEHQLALQRRIKAAFDPLGIMNPDAVF, from the coding sequence GTGACGACCGACCGCACCGCCGCCCTCGCCGAGCTGCGTTCTGCCCTCGGCGCGGCGCTTTCCACAGACCCCCGCGAGCTCAACGCGGCGCGCGCCGACAAGTCGGGGCAGCGCTCGGCCGCAGCGCCCCTCGCGATCGTGCACGCCGCGTCGGTCGCCGACGTGCAGGCGGCTCTGCGCATCGCGAGCGCGCACCGCCTTCCCGTCGTGCCGCGCGGCGCGGGCACGGGGCTTGCCGGCGGTGCCATGGCGGGCGCAGACCGGCTGGTGCTGTCGACGGCGCGCATGACGCGCATCCATGAGATTGATGCCGTCGACCAGATCGCGGTTGTTGAGCCGGGTGTCATCGTCGCCGAGTTGGATGCCGCCGCCCGCGAGCAAGGGCTTTTCTACGCGCCCGACCCGGCGAGCCGGGCGTGGGCGACCATCGGCGGCACGATCGCGACCGGCGCCGGCGGCCTCATGTGCGTGAAGTATGGAGTCACCCGTGAGGCGGTGCTCGGCCTCGACGTCGTGCTCGCCGACGGAACGCTCATGCGCCTCGGCCACCGCACCGTGAAGGGCGTTACGGGGCTCGACCTCGTCGGCCTGATGGTGGGCAGCGAGGGAACGCTCGGCGTTGTCGTCGGTGCGACGGTGCGACTGCTGCCGGTTCCGGCGGGGACGACCGCGACGATCGGCGCCCACCTGCCGTCGGTCGTGGCCGCGGGCGCGGCTTCCGCGGCCATCATGGCGAGCGGGGTGCGTCCAGCGGCGCTCGAGATCATCGATCCACTCGCCCTGTCACGCATTCACGCGTATCTCGGGCTGCCGCTGCCGCTCGACGGCACCACGCACCTGCTGGTGCAGACGGACGGCCCGCAGGCCATCGCGGATGCCGAATCGGCGCTCGCCCTCGTGCGCGCGGCGGGTGGCGACGGTGACGTGTCGACCGACGAGGCGAGCGCCGAGCGGCTGCTCACCGTCCGCCGGTCCTTCCACGCCGCGATGGAGGCGCACGGCTCGGTGCTGATCGAAGACGTGGCCGTGCCGAGGCGCCGGCTTCCCGAGATGTTCGCCGCGATCGAGCGCATCTCGGCGGAGTTCGGCGTCGAGATTCCGACGGTCGCCCACGCGGGCGACGGCAACCTGCACCCCAACTTCGTCTATTCGGGGGATGCTGTGCCCGAGCCGGTCTGGCAGGCAGCGCACGCGGTCTTCCGGGAAGCGCTCGCCCTCGGCGGCACCCTCACCGGCGAGCACGGCATCGGCGTGCTGAAGAAGCGACACCTCGTGGACGAGCTCGGCGAGCACCAGCTCGCGTTGCAACGGCGCATCAAGGCGGCGTTCGACCCGCTCGGCATCATGAACCCCGACGCGGTGTTCTAG
- a CDS encoding Fe-S cluster assembly protein HesB gives MLTLTPTASTVIENLVAREADPGTAGLRIDSGGADSTQFAVSVAPAPVDGDQVVENGAARVFLEQNASVALADKVLDAQVAEDGNVRFAIGEQAS, from the coding sequence ATGCTCACCCTCACCCCGACCGCCAGCACCGTCATCGAGAACCTCGTCGCACGCGAGGCCGACCCCGGCACCGCCGGCCTGCGCATCGACTCCGGTGGAGCTGACTCGACGCAGTTCGCCGTGTCGGTCGCGCCCGCCCCCGTTGACGGCGACCAGGTAGTCGAGAACGGCGCTGCCCGTGTATTTCTCGAGCAGAACGCGTCCGTCGCCCTCGCCGACAAGGTGCTCGACGCGCAGGTCGCGGAGGACGGCAACGTTCGCTTCGCCATCGGCGAGCAGGCTTCGTAA
- a CDS encoding L-lactate dehydrogenase — protein MAVIDNSRLAIVGAGAVGTALAYASLIRESAREVVLYDIDEARVNAEILDLAHGTPFTGSSAVSGGADLDVVEGANVVVITAGAKQHPGQSRLDLAGVNVEILRDLMPRLVERAPNAVFMLVTNPCDVLAVAAQRFSELEPARVFSSGTVLDSSRLRWRLAERLGVSAASVHAMIVGEHGDSEFPLWSQSRIGPIPIREWIDEEGASLTVEEFDEIADEVKNAAYTVIAGKGATNYAIGLSGARIVEAILHDEGAILPVSSVLDDYRGVSGVALSVPSIVDARGVSRVIDAPFSAEEERQLHQSAEAIRASLEALGL, from the coding sequence ATGGCAGTCATCGATAACTCCCGTTTGGCCATCGTCGGAGCAGGGGCGGTGGGCACCGCCCTCGCTTACGCTTCCCTCATTCGTGAGAGCGCGCGCGAGGTGGTGTTGTACGACATCGACGAAGCGCGCGTCAACGCCGAGATTCTCGACCTCGCGCACGGCACCCCGTTCACCGGTTCGAGCGCCGTCAGTGGCGGTGCCGACCTCGACGTGGTGGAGGGGGCCAACGTCGTGGTGATCACAGCCGGTGCCAAGCAACACCCCGGCCAGAGCCGACTCGACCTCGCCGGGGTCAACGTCGAGATCCTGCGCGATCTCATGCCCCGGCTCGTCGAGCGCGCACCCAATGCCGTGTTCATGCTCGTGACGAACCCGTGCGACGTGTTGGCGGTCGCCGCCCAGCGGTTCAGCGAGCTCGAACCCGCTCGGGTGTTCTCGAGCGGCACGGTGCTCGACTCCTCGCGGCTCCGGTGGCGGCTCGCGGAACGCCTCGGCGTGAGCGCCGCAAGCGTGCACGCCATGATCGTCGGCGAGCACGGTGATAGCGAGTTTCCGCTGTGGTCGCAAAGCCGCATAGGCCCGATCCCTATTCGCGAGTGGATCGACGAAGAGGGGGCGAGCCTCACGGTCGAGGAGTTCGACGAGATCGCCGACGAGGTGAAGAACGCCGCATACACCGTCATCGCGGGCAAGGGCGCGACGAACTACGCGATCGGACTGTCCGGCGCGCGTATCGTCGAGGCGATCCTGCATGACGAGGGCGCGATCCTGCCGGTCTCGAGCGTGCTCGACGACTACCGCGGCGTGAGCGGCGTCGCGCTGTCTGTGCCGAGCATCGTCGATGCGCGCGGGGTCTCCCGCGTCATCGACGCGCCATTCTCGGCGGAGGAGGAGCGTCAGCTCCATCAGAGCGCGGAGGCGATCCGCGCCTCCCTCGAGGCTCTGGGGCTGTGA